TGTTGTGGAAGCGAACGACGCGGGTTTGAAGGCCATATTCTTCGCGATAATGAGTGCAGCGGATTTCGGCAAGAAGCTTTTCCCAACCGTACGCGTCCTGCGGGGCGGCTGGATAAGCATCTTCTTCTTTCAAGCCGGCACCGTTTGCTGACAAAGATGACCTCGGAATTCCAGCCAAATTGCTTTAGTCCAGCCGTAGCCCGATGCAGGAACACAACCGGACCACCGCTCCACGCGCCATTAACAAGGAATAAGGCGCGGCGAGTTGGTGGGATTGGGTTGGGGATGGATATGGTCCCCATCATTCCGGCTCGACTCTCCGACGCGCAACGAGTTCAACCATGTCGCCCCAACCATCGCGGAGGATCTGGCGGGCGTGGGAGCGAGTCATCAACCAACTCAGGTCAATGAAGGGGACGTCGGTGCGCTCGTTCCACAGCCACTCCGGAATTTGAAACTCGAGAAATTCGAAACCAGCGCGCTGAAATGCGTCGCGCACCCAGCTCGCAGTGAGCCAGGTGCTGTGGTGGGAATAATCCGAATATCCCGCCCAATCTTTGGCAAGCATGGCGTGCATCAGGGAGTCGGCATTCAGGGTAAGGCAATACACCAGCCCTCCGGGTTTGACCACAGATGAGGCAAGCGCGACCAACTTGCCGGGATCACGCACGTGCTCCAGCACGTTGTGCAGAACAATGGCGTCGTATTGAGTATCGAAGTCGGATGGCTGAGCATGATCGATGTCCAGCACGCGACAGGCTTCTTCTCCGAGGCGTTGGTTGGCGTGTTCGACGGCCCAATCGCTGACATCCACTCCGAAGACGTGAATTCCCCGCGATTTGGCGTGGTCGAGCAATATGCCGGTGGCACAACCGATATCCAGCAGGCTGTGAATTGAGGAATGGCGTGAAAGTAAATCGAGAATGCGTACGCCATAGTCGGCAGCTTCCCGCTCGTAATCTCCGTAATTGGAGCCGTTGTAGTATTCGGGGCCGATCTCTTGGGAGCAGGGATTGAATCTGTGCCGTAAAGAGCGGGTGAGCTTCTGACCATGAGCTGAGGTGAAGGTAAGTTCCGAAACCAGCCAGCCGCCGGCTTCCAGGGTTGCTCCGTTTACCGCAGTGAGGGAATCGCCATTGAGCGCAAAGCCAGAATCGTAGGCCAAGGCCCACGAGCAGGGCATCTTTACTGGACGCGAAATATTGAACAGAGCAGGGCCAGCTTCGCGGCGCAGGCACAACTCCAGCGTGCCGGCGTCGCAGAAATGGAAGTCGTAATCAATCTTCAAAGGCAGGGTGAGATTGTAAGTGGCGCGGACCGGCAGTTGGGCGGAATGCCCGTTCCGGGGCACAACCAGCCATTCCCCGGAAGGCAGGTGAACGAGTTCTCTTCCGGTGGCGCGCTTGATAGCGCCGCGCATACCTGGGCGAACCGAACGCGCGATTCT
The nucleotide sequence above comes from Terriglobales bacterium. Encoded proteins:
- a CDS encoding NAD-dependent epimerase/dehydratase family protein, whose translation is MAGIPRSSLSANGAGLKEEDAYPAAPQDAYGWEKLLAEIRCTHYREEYGLQTRVVRFHN
- a CDS encoding class I SAM-dependent methyltransferase, translating into MERIARSVRPGMRGAIKRATGRELVHLPSGEWLVVPRNGHSAQLPVRATYNLTLPLKIDYDFHFCDAGTLELCLRREAGPALFNISRPVKMPCSWALAYDSGFALNGDSLTAVNGATLEAGGWLVSELTFTSAHGQKLTRSLRHRFNPCSQEIGPEYYNGSNYGDYEREAADYGVRILDLLSRHSSIHSLLDIGCATGILLDHAKSRGIHVFGVDVSDWAVEHANQRLGEEACRVLDIDHAQPSDFDTQYDAIVLHNVLEHVRDPGKLVALASSVVKPGGLVYCLTLNADSLMHAMLAKDWAGYSDYSHHSTWLTASWVRDAFQRAGFEFLEFQIPEWLWNERTDVPFIDLSWLMTRSHARQILRDGWGDMVELVARRRVEPE